CTGCCAGATACAGTTCGCGAAAgttgatatattaattgaaaaatacgaatttattttattttcataaatctGTAAAATTCCAAAAAAATAGCGCAACTGTCGCTTCAACTAGAAGTATTTTTTCCGCTGACCAATCTTCCTGAATACACCAAACACAAGAAAATGTTTCCTTGGAAAATATTTTCCGCCAAACAAACAGGGCCTAAGATAATAGTAAGAAACATTTGACGAACGTGCCAAGCAGAATACAAGTTTGCCCCACGCATACTTCTACCACATAAAATAGCATTCAAACGAAGAGATGCCAGGGGAAgattacttttaaataatgaGCCACCTCAATTATTCATCCTGTTTCTGGAATATTACTTTCAGCCATACGATTCTAATGACAATGGTTttagaacaaaaataaagaattgaGTTTGATACATGAGGATCGGAGAGCAAACATGGTAATTTCACTACCTGCAGCTCAACAAGacattgaaaatttaaaaagccTCAACAGTGTATCTTACAAATGCCTCCTCCGCCTATATAATGAGCACCTGAACTGTTTATCTAAAAATTCTGATACTACGGTGTAATCTTTCTCTTTTAAGTGATCTAAATAGGAAGGGAATATAGCATGGCATGCCTCCTAACTTACTCAAGATGAACAAAATTCTCAAATTCAGAAATATTGCAGCTCAAAGTAAGCTCAGGGCATCTCTCAGATGGTGCTGGTCATGAGTCGAATCATAGAATCTCGTGAGCCTTGCCATAATACCTGTTTATGAATGGAGCCTGCAagtcaaaaatattaattagcacacaaaaatattaattagcaCAAAGAATTACTTTTTAGCAGAGTCCTCTTCAGAAAAAGTGCAGTGTCTGAGCATTCTACCCACATTGTAGACAATTGAATTACAGTAGTACCATGGCATACATGTCAACAGCATAAATGAAAGacaaataaattacattccgAAAGATCATCCTCACCCAACAATTCCCTTTTTACTTCACCTTGCCATTTTGGACGTCCCAAGAAGTTTCAGATGAGCAAAGGACGACCATGTAGATTATTACATAATATCAATGAACAAACTGAAGACATTCCTCAAAAAGAACACAAACAGGAATGCCATAACTTTAGGTTACAAAAACCTGAAACCTGCaaaatttatatctaaagCTTCTGATCTGCTCACGGTCCCTCCTTCACAACTACCCATAAATAATACACTAACTCAAAGTGACTTGGTTTATAAtgcaaaaaatagaaaaattaaacactCTGGGAAGTATTTCAATGGATAATACTATTAGTTCTCCCTCGGCcatatcaatattaaaaaagaaacacaacCGCAAATTTCATCAAGATAAATAATCAGACTTGAAATCATTGAAGGAAATAGAGATATTTATAGGACTTGCAAGGTGCTTAGAAAATGTAAGTGTACATCCAAGTAACCAATCTATATCTACATCTTCTTTCACAATTTGGAAATTAAAGTCATCAGAGTGAATACTAACTTACTAACTAGTCTTCCCCCctcccaaaaaaaaaaacagaaacaaTTCCTCCACTGAAGATGGTGGCACCGCCACTGCCATGCACAACTAATTCTTACTAGAGATTGTAATATATAGGAGCATATTAAATAGCAATTTCCAACATTTACCTTTACATTTGATATGTCGGGTGTATCTGGTGTTTGCACAGGATAGAACTTGTAAAACCTCATATTTTCATGTGCCCTTTTAACTTCTTCACTCATTTCTTCCAAGGCCTTTTTTCTGGCTTCTCTTGCCTGCAGAAAAGGAAAACTATTAAAAGCTACTTAAGTTATCTTACTTGCACTcttaaacaaaacaaataaacagAACATATCTGCCACTTCACAGTACCTCCCGGTTAGCGCTCTTTGCTTCTTTAACTTTCTTTTTGACAAAGTCCTAATAAGAAACAAAGGCTTGGCTAAATTTCAATTGAGTTAAAAGTAACAGAGAACCACGAATTATTTGAATATGTTCAGAATCACACCTTAAAGGCCTCCTTTTGATCTTCAGACAATTCCTCCGCCTGGATCAGCTCATTGGTGAACTCCTGTGGATTGGTAGACAATTTTAGCACAAGGTAAtggtctttctttttcatttatatttttcctaTTCTTCAAGGGGAGGGATTCTTGAAGGGTGTAGATATAATTGCTCAAAATTCTGCACTCTTCCCATTCAACAAATTCACGGAGAAGTTACAAGTCCAATGTATCCATAAAGATACACCATTTTACGGCATTCTCTTCAAACATGTAAGGTACCATCCAAAGATTAATATTCCAAAAAACTGAACGGTGAGTTATGAAGGCTTATCACAGCCCCTCTGCTTAAACCAACTCTTCCAGTAATGTTGCAGTTGAATCACAATACTTTCTATAAAGGCAATGACAAAAAGCCAAATAAAGTAACTTCACTACAGATCCATTCAGTTTTAAACTAAGACACAAACATCAGAAAATTAATCTTGTACCTCGAGTTCATCCATATCCCAATCAAATTCGCAAAAAACCTGCATGAAACAAATATGTCAATTTCTAATCTTGTGCACTAACCAAACTCAACCAAAACATCCACCATCCAGTCTGATTTCCAAGAGTTCTCTTTTCATACCGGCTTCGGTTCTGCTTCAAAGAGTATTGGAACCACAGTGCTCTGTTCAAGCTCATCTTCCTTAAAGGGATTGTAAAAATCTGTCAAAGCATAAAGCAGACATCAGAAAACTATACAGCTCATCTTACAGTAACGAAATACATGGACAAATAATAAGAGCTGTGTCACTCTTTGCATTAAGAACCAAAATTGGTTCAGAGAAATCAATATATTCTGttatataatttcatataatcCTAAGAACTTAGgaatattttctcaaaattcttctTTCTCACAGTATGGTAATCAATACATATGCGGTAAAGTAAACAAATGGCATTTGCATCAGAACTCACAAGGCAAGCAGTACTCATATTTCTTAACGCGCTCTATCTTCAAATGCCTCAAAGCAGACCTGCAAGCAAATCATTCTCGTAAGTAGCAATAACAAGAACACATCCTTACCCATGCATACATGTCATATTCATAGTATTACTACCAAACAGCACTAGCACAAGTTTAATTTTAACCATAATTATATTCCTACATGGTACATGATGCATCAAATAGCATATGCAACACCAATGACGCAGAAAAAATGATCAGAAACAAAATTTCTATTGtccaaaaataccaaaaaaaaaaaaggattagATGAAAAGATCATTCTGGAGAAAGACAGATGAGCAGAAGTGCCATGTTTCCTCGTGCATCTGTTGCTTTTACAAATAACCATGATGTCTCCATTCAACTGGAAGTCATATACAAAGTAAAGATCACAacattgtaaaaaaaatatcatatatccAAATGGTACTTGACAAACAAAAGCCAAATCTTAACTTTGGTTTATTAGCAATAGGATGCCAGCCATGAAAGTCATATTTGAAGTAAAGATCACAAtaatgtgaaaaaaaaaaaatcataaatccAAATGGTACTTGACAAACAAAAGCAAATCTTAACTTTGGTTTATTAGCAAGAGGCAGCCCCAAAGGAAACAGGAAAAAGGAACTTTTTGAAATTATTCtcatttagttataattttgacCCATTAGGGTATCCATGAAGTTTGTTACATCTATGAGCTATTAGTGACTTCTATTTAGGACAAAGGAGTAATACTTATTAACTTGGGATTGCAATTGTAACTTACATCATTCTATCTATGAATCTGTCCTATAAAAATTAGGAGTTTAACAAGTCCAtgtattgttttctaattcaATGTAATAAGCATATAAATGTcagtttaagaaaaaagaaatcttcaAAAGGTGATGCAAGCATGCAACTCTCACTCTAGGAGATAGCCAATTATGCCCAATGCATTGTAAGAGTGAAACTCAAACCCTTTTTTATCATTCCCTTAATCCTGCAGTCCATCAAATTTCTTATCTAATTATCTTCAGAAGGCAAATCAACTTCCAACCTCTTCTTCAAAAATCCTTTCTCTAAACACCATTCATGGTGCAATTTATATTGCAGATCCCAAATCATAAACAGAATCTAACTTCAAAGATAATTTCAATTGTGACACATGTACTCGATTCTCCCTCTATCCAAAAATGCAAAATCCACCTTTTAACATTCATTTGGCACCTTTTGAATCCTTAAAGTTACTTTGGGGCTTCCATTTAGCCCCTCCTAATAGTTCTACATTAGTTTAACAACTTGGTATCGTACAAGTTTGTAGCTCAAACACCATTCAAGATAGCAGCAAACACCAAAAACTAGAACTCTTAATGCATAAAGGCAACTGAAGGGTAAGCTTgcattttaaaaatgaatcaTCATGTTACGAAGATTGAATAAGCATATGAAAACTTCAGCTTATTAAATGAGCTCCACATATACAGcataagaattaaaagaatagtAATAAGTTTGAGCAAATACCAAAAATAAGATAACAAAACTTGTACAATATATAGGAACTGATTTAGCCACTCTTAGCATCCATCATTATAAGATATGTTTTtgaaaggggaaaaaaaaaaagaaggctgaagaaaaaagaaaggagattGAGAAAGTGAGAGCAATACTTTCTTTGAGTGCAGcccataataaaaatttgtgaCTTCAGTCTATCAACCTGGCTATCTCTGTAGAATAGACAAATAACTTAAAGACATAAACTAAAAATCTTCAGTAAAAAGGTCAAACTTGTAAAGCTAAATattccataaaatccatctaaTAGTTGGATACCTTTTCTCCAAAGGAATATATGGAACCCAATCCATTTTCATTTGTTTCATGGGAACTATTTCTTCAGCCTCCCTCTGAACTGAGTTAATTCCTATCTTATCAGAAGGAGGAAAAGGAGATACAACCTGGAAATACAAAATATTTCAGAAAGAGATGCCATGACATATATCTATAATGAAAAAAGACTGCAGACACAAAAAATCACATAGCATGAATAAATAtgtaaacaagaaaaagaataaattaaatggCACAGATTTCTACATATTAACAGCATCAGTTCccaatctaaaatttaaacagATAGGATAGATATGCAAAGCAACTTTTTAGGAAGAAAAAGTTCAGTGTCAAGAAAACAGTAATTCCAGATTGAGAAACAAATTCTTTTATCTCTATGGTTATGGACTAGTGCCCTATAGTCAATGCAAAAACCATACAATCATTGATAAAAAAAGCCCATCAAATCAGTGAGAAAGGATAGAAGAGTTCCCTAACATCTTTAACTGGGATCCACCAGAAAAACAACCTCCCGAATTGCAACAGTTAAACAGGAAAcattaataaacatataaatcaCTCCTTTACCCTAATAGTTTTTTCATAACAATCATTTTTTAATGGTTTGATCGTAAGCAGAACAAAAAGCACATTCATCCATTCTCTCCTTCACTTGCtatcaaaaaacaaaaaggataTCCAATAACCAATCCTTATCATCTTAACACTTGTTTTCAACCATCCCTCCTATTATTAATTCCCCAAACAAACATAGCctccaaaaaagaaagaactatAACCCTCTCTTACTTTGACAACAACcatggaaaaataaagaaaagagaaaataacacaatAATCAGCCTATAATTCCATATGACATGAAGTTGATAAAGTTCAAACCTTAATAGAACTCATTGGTAGAAACAGATACATTAAGAATCAGTGAagtcaaattatattttcttctaaGCTTACATGCAAAAGAAACAATTAACTTACCGCGACAACTACAGGTATGCAAATCACTTTCTGTTCATCCTTGAAAGGTACCAATTGAGCTGAAAACATAAGCAAACAAGTCCAATGAAGTATGAAATGGACAAGAAAGAGAGGGAAAAACGAGGTGTATAAATGcatcagaaaaagaaagatgcaGCTATTTGGCACCCAATTACATggacaataaaaaataaaacagcaTAGGTACAAAATAAATTGTGGAAGGGAACTAGGGTTAGAAAAAAACTTACGCTCCGTAGAACCAAACAAGTACACTTTTTTCCCATGGAGAACCCCACCCTCTTCAAATGCATCCTGACCAATGACAATaacaattttagaatttaactAATGAATGTGCTCTAGTATACCAAATAACAGGGAATGAAGCAAACATCAAACAGTAAAACAATTGACCCAGCATACATGCATGCATGCAtgcatacatacatacatacatacatacatacatatatatatatatatatataaagaagggAATAGCATAGGACTTACTTCCAGGTTGGAGAAGTTCCAATTGTATTGATAGACTGAGTCTAATTGATCCCACTGTATAAACATTTGATAAGTGATTAAATTAAAGACAAGAGAACTAAAATAGTGATATAACcaaaagtgaaaaagaaaaaatcaaaattcaaataaaacctCTGTCCCAACAGGAAATGCTGCCTTCCATAAATCTTCCTAGAAAACAGAATTCAAAGAGTTTTCATTAGTAACAGAAACAACGACGTACATTTATTTcccaataaattttaaaaaaaaaaaaaaaagagtaatacACACACTTACAAGCAAAAGAAAGCACAAAAAAGCCtcattataaaaactaaacagtatatttatttatccatACAATGGCATAAAAATTGTTAAGCAAGCTCCAATTTACAAATTATTAAACTCAATCACAATAAGCCAAAATAAAGTAGCATTCCATTTAAACAAACCTAACATATACACACAATACACAACATTAAGATTCAAGCAGAAGCTTAAAGGAAATAAAGTTAACAAAACTTCccctaattatttttctctctacaCGAAtgcaaaagaatacaaaagagaaaaaaaaaaaaaagaacaaccCTAAGGCATAATAAGAAAACACGAAGCAAAGGGATTAAAAGAGAAGTACCAAGTTACGCTGATCCTCGAAGTATTCGGGTTC
The sequence above is drawn from the Ricinus communis isolate WT05 ecotype wild-type chromosome 7, ASM1957865v1, whole genome shotgun sequence genome and encodes:
- the LOC8274913 gene encoding protein HEAT INTOLERANT 4-like, translated to MRKGAKRKRSQKDNVVEEEAAAKAKASSSTTTTTTTTQEEQKNHKQKATKKAAPTTTQPKRVKVSKPQPEPEYFEDQRNLEDLWKAAFPVGTEWDQLDSVYQYNWNFSNLEDAFEEGGVLHGKKVYLFGSTEPQLVPFKDEQKVICIPVVVAVVSPFPPSDKIGINSVQREAEEIVPMKQMKMDWVPYIPLEKRDSQVDRLKSQIFIMGCTQRKSALRHLKIERVKKYEYCLPYFYNPFKEDELEQSTVVPILFEAEPKPVFCEFDWDMDELEEFTNELIQAEELSEDQKEAFKDFVKKKVKEAKSANREAREARKKALEEMSEEVKRAHENMRFYKFYPVQTPDTPDISNVKAPFINRYYGKAHEIL